A segment of the Patescibacteria group bacterium genome:
ATTGAATTTCTCAAAGTTTCTTTTGCCTTTAATATTTTTACTTCGTTCCCCCCAGAAGTCATCCAAAGAAAACCTCCATAAATAGTTAAGCACAAAAATATTATCCCAACAAAAGATAATACTATTCCGATTAAAGCTCCTATTATTTCTGGGATTGATTTTGGATCTGGAAATCCAGCGGCCTTCGCCGTAATTTCTAAAAGTTCCATCATTGTATCCATGTGTTCTTGACTATTTTTTAAATAATTTTATCGCTTCCAATGATAATGCTACCACGTTTTCAGGTAAATCTGTTAATTTTTTGAGCTCCTCTTCTGGAAACCATCTAATATCACCACTTTCTCCATCTTCTGGTAGCAGCTCTGATGTCTTTGAGTTAGCGTAATAGATAAAATCAATATGTTGGTGAAATTTATTAATATTTTCAAGTAAAATATGTCTTGGTTTAGGAAGATCCAGGACATCCCCCATCTCCAATGGTTCTTCACCATTTAACAGCTCAACATCCAGGCCAGACTCTTCTTTTGCTTCGCGCAAAGCAGCCATATGTGGCAATTCATCTCTATCTATATGTCCCCCAACTGGCAACCAAAAACCAAGCTTCTTATGCATGTGTAAAAGAGCTTTATTGTTATGAACGACTATTGTCGTAGCTGTAAAATGTCTAGTTACTTCCATTTATTTATTTCTCCAATCTCGAATTAATAATCTTCCTCTCCCCTGATCTTCAATTACTATTTTTTGTTTTTCTTTCCAGCCGTATTTTTGAATAATTTCTTTTGGAATATTCAAGGAATAACTATGGGTGGAGGCTCTTGTTAGCTTTCTAATAAATTGTAACATATTCTTGACGTACGTACGAACGTACTTACGTGCGTACGTACGATTAATTATTTTTTAGCTTCACTAATTTTATTATCCTTCTTCTCTGGTTTTATTGATGACTTACCAAAACTTGAAGAAAAGCCCATTAAAACGGCAATAATCGCCTTATAAACACTAAGAAATACTCTTTTGAGAAAATTCTTTTTATTTAAAATAGAATAAAGTTTTTTGAAAGAATCTTTATTACTCTCATATTTCAGCAAACTTAGAGCTTCTTTATATGAGCACCATTTTTGTTCAGAATGTTCATTAGAAATTACTGCCTCTGTATTATCATCAACCTCAACTGCAAAAACATATTCTTTTATACGTCCATATTCTTCTGTATCAAACTCAAAATAATATACTTTTCTCAAAAATTTAATATAGTCTTTTATTTTAGTCTCTTCAAAAAGTTCTCTCTTGGCTGCAACACTCAAATCCTCCCCCTCATTAACGCCCCCTGTAATAGCCTGCCAAAAACCACCTCGCTCAGGAACCCTTTTAAAAAGCAAAAATAGAGGTTCATTACGAACCATTTTATAAACAATTATTTGAACTTGAGCAACTCTTTTATTCATGCATTAATTATTTTCATGATTTTTCCTTATTTTAATTGCCAATTTTTCAAGCTCCCCTAAATCTGCTTGTTTACTATCATTTGATGAAATATAGCCTTTATATTCCTCAAAATAAGTTTCTACTTCGCTGTGATGTTGTCTCCATTCACCTTTTTTTATATAACCCGTTCCATGCATTGGGAATAGCTTTATGTGAGCGTGGTCAATTCCGGTTCCTTCCATTATTAAGCCAACACGACCGACATCTTCAAAATAATTTTCTAAAATTTTAGCTACTTTTTTAGCCACCAAGACAAACTCTGCTAATTCATTATCGGGCATACCGAGAACATCGCTAGAAAAATGCTTCTTTGGCATAATGGACGTAAAACCAAGAGTGTTTGGAAAAGGACTAAGCCAAGCCATGTACTTCTCATCTTCATAGATAGCTCCATTCCCCATCGGAGAAATATTGCCTTTTGCAATTTCACAAAGAATACAATCCCCTTTTTCTGTTTTTGATTTATAATCTGGCATAGATAAAAAACTTTATTTAAGTTAATACCCAATAATTAATCATTCACAAGAGGAAGACTAATACTAAAAACAGAACCTTTGTCTACTGTTGTGCTTTCAAGTCTTAGCTCCCCATTGTTTGCTTCCATTATTTTTGAAGAAATATACAAACTTAGACCGCCACCGTCTGGATGATAGAGAGATGCATCAGAACTTCTGTGAAATTTTTTAAATAGCCCAAGGCTTTTTTTATCTTTTATTCCAATCCCTGTGTCAGCAAACAAAACTTTCAAAAAAGGTTTTGTTTTTTTGTGAATCATTTTAAATGACACATTCACACCCCCCTTACTTGTATAATAAGTAGAATTTTCAAGTATATTTGCTATAACATGCTCAACAAATTTTTTATCTCCAATTACCAATTTATTATTTTCAAACTTTTCAACTTTGATTTTTAATTTTTTGTTCTTAAACACTTTCCAATTTTTTATTTTTTTGACCTCTTTTTCTACTATTTTTTTCAAATCTAGTTTCTCGAGATTCGTTTTTCTTCTCTTGCCTTCAAATTCGTAAGCATCCCAATATTCGAAGAGAAAATTTTCCATCTGAGTAATGCCTTCAGCAATTGTTTTCATACTCTCTTTCCTTGGCATAATCTTGTTTTGAAGAGAATCGAAACCTATTTTAATTATTGATAATGGAGTGTTCATCTGGTGATTTATTATCCGTAAAAATTCACTCTTCATTGCCAATAATTCCTCAAGGTTCTTCGATTTTTCTTCTGTTTTTTTATAAAGATAGGCATTAGAAAGAGATGTCGCTATTATAGATCCAGAAATATTTAATACATTTATATCATCATTGTTAAAATTATCTTTTGATTCTTTGTGTCCAATAGCCAGGATACCGATAAGCTTGTCTTTCAAAAGGAGTGGAACTAAAGCGCAGATATTAAGTTTTTTATAAATGTCTAGAATACTTTTACTATACTCTATTCCATCACGATACAATTCATCAAAAACAACAGTTTTTCCGTCCAAAATATACCGATGATGCAAGTTTTTATCTATAGCAATCTTTTTAATTTTCCCTTGTCGAATGTTTCTATTGTAACTAATCGTATAGGTCTCTTCTTCCTTGTCGTGGTCCAGAATAGCAATAGATTTTAGTTTTAGATTTGATGACAAGACCTTATAGATATGGTTATTTATTTCGTTTGTGTCTAGTGTTGAACTTAATCCCTTACTTAAGGATGAAACAAGTTGTCCTGGGTCATATAGAGAGGTGAAAAAATATTTATTAGCAATTTTATATGCATTATCTTTTAAGGGGATAAAGATTAATAACCCGACAACAAAGATAATTATATCAAAAATATTTAACGGAGAAGCAGCATTGTAAAATACTGAGCGAAGTACGGCCATTATAAGAACTGTTAATGACAAAGAGAGGATATAGACAGAAGATTCTCTAAGAACAAGTTTTATGTTTAAAAAACGGTGAGCAATAATTGAGTAGGCAACCATTAAAATCCAGACCGTAACTAGAATAAAACCAAAAGGAGGAATATAATAGCCATACCAATAAAATAAAGAGGGAGCAAGCCCTATTAAACCTAGAATTATTCCCAAAGTAATAAATCTAGCCTGAGCTCTTTTGTGCCCAGTTGACCTAAAATAAAACTTCAGCAAAAGATAAAGGGGGAAGAGCAGAGAAAGAAAATAATAAAAGACAAAGAAGAGAAAACCTAGACCAGGCGTAGGCCACAAACCTACCCCAGAAATTTGTTGTACACCAGTAATAAAAAAAGGAGATAATATTGCCAAAAGTAAAAGGGCAGATACTATGTATGATGCTATTAAAAAATTTCTATATTCTTTAATTCTGTCAACGAATAAAAGGGAAAAGTGAGTGAAAAATACAAACAAGAATGGAGTCGGCAAGTGAAGAATTTGAAAATATAGGATAATCTTATCATCAGGGATGGTTAGATAGGCCATAGACACAAGACTGTAAAGAGAAAGAAAAAACAAGTGATAAAAATAATATTTTCCTGATAATGAATATCTTCCCTTGAAATAAAACAAACCCGTAACAACGAGCATTGTTGCAGTGTTTAGACTGGCAGTTATAGCGAGAAATGTCTCCATATAAAATTCTACCACCCCGCGCCTAGTCGCTCAAGTGGATATTACTATTTCTTTTTAATATTATAACACATCTTCTTGTTTTTTTCATCAATTTTTAATATTTAAAAAAAGAGAGTATGTTCTACTCTCCTTTAAGACATCTCTTAAACACGCTGATGAGGCCGTAACTTCTTACTTTTAACTTCCCCCTTTACTCTGAGTGAACCACAAACCTTAAAAAAACTCCACAAAAAGAGGATGTGGGGCCAGGGGTCTTGAGATGTACTCTGAGTGGAATTGAGTTCCGATAAAATATTGCCTTTTGCTATTTCACAAAAATACATTTATTTTTTTTGTTTTAGCATCGTATTTTGCCATAAAAATTAAAATTATTTACTTTAAGATTTAGAGTGTTCTATGAAGTCATTCATTTTTTCCTTAAAGCTTTTTTGATAATTCGTCCAAGGCTTCTTTAAACTCTTTTATGTGGTGCTTATCACTTTTTGATTTTATCCTATAACAATTTGATTCCGCTCGGATAATTTGTTGGAAAATTATCCCATTTTTAAATAATCTCCTAGCCCTTTCTATTGTTAGATTTTGCAGTAAATCTTCTTCTTTCATTTTTTTAAAATAGTGTTTGAGATATTTGTCTTTTTCTGTCTTCTTCAAATGTACCAACAGATAGGCTAAATCATACCAGGGCTGAGCCTTCGACATTCCCAACCAATCAATAGTAAATATTTTTTTATTAGCCCCGAAAATAATATTGTTTGGCTTATAGTCACCGTGACCCAAGAAATAATTATCACCGCTAATTTTTAAGCTTTGGGTAATATTTGAAATATTAACATTTTTTAGAAAATTATCCCACTTCGGATTTGAACTACCAACAATTTCTTTATAGCTTGGTATTCCAATTTTCTTTATTAGAACTATAGCCTCATTTAGTCTTCTCTCTAGTGGTTTTTCTTCAAATACTCTTGACACCTTACGTTTATCTTTTAAGTTGTTTTTTGAAGAATGGATAAGGACAAGATTTTCTACAGCCATTAAGTAGTGTTTGTGCAAATACTTGGATGATAGTTTATCAACTAAGTTTTGAAAAAGAAGTCCATCAACATATTCTTGGATATAATGCTTCTTATACCTGCCGACATATTTTGGTTTATCAAAAACATCAATTAATTCTATATTAAAAAGATTTTTTGTTTCTTGATTTGTGTGTTTTTGGCTCTCATATGATTTAAGTAAATATTTTTCTTTACTGTTTTTTATAGTAAAAACCTTGGTTGAACTGCTCCCTGGGTGTTTTAATTCATATATTTTTTCAATTTGAATCTTTTTATGGAGAATTTTCTGTATTATTTCTTTGTTGCTTTCCATAATATTTAATCACCTAAATACTTAAATCTCGAAACTTTTTTACCATCATCATCAACTTTCTCCATAAACATTTTTTTTGGTCTAACAAATAAAGCATTATCTCCAAGTTCAGGGATATTATACAGAGCTCGATATACAACAAGCTCTTCTAAGGTTTCACTATGGTGAGCAACACCAATCACCTCATAAAATTTCCCTTTGTAATGTTTGTACTTTCCAAGTTCCATAAAATATATTTTTTCTAAGACTTCATAACGCCGATAATTTCTTTACTCATCTTGTATAACCCCATCTTTTAACCATATCACTCTATCGACATATTTTTTATCGTCAGGTTCATGAGTTACCATTATAATGGTTTGACCGATTTTTTTATTAAGTTCTCTAAATAATTTCAAGATTGCCATTGACGATTCGGTGTCTAGATTTGCTGTCGGTTCGTCGGCAAACAAAATTATCGGATCGTTTATTAATGCTCTGGCAATTGCTACTCTTTGTTGCTCCCCTCCTGACATTTCTTTAGGCAGGTGGTGTAGTCTATCACCAAGACCAACTTTATCTAGCATTTCAGAGGCTTTTTTTATATAATCCTTTTTAGCCACATTGGAAAGCATTAAGGGCAGGTAAACTGATTCGAGTGCTGTTAATTCTGGAAGTAGAGCGTAGGATTGAAAAACATAACCCAGCTTTTCAAGACGGAAATCAGATTTTTGTTTTTCAGTAAATGACATAAGATTGATTCCGTCCATAATAACCTCTCCAGAACTTGGAATATCGAGTAAGCCAAGCTGATGCAAGAGTGTTGATTTCCCAGAACCACTACGACCCATAAGCGCTACGAATTCACCCTTTTTAACACCAAAATTGATATTCTTAAGCGCATGCGTAGGAACTTTACCTTCGTATGTTTTTTTTAAATTTTTTACTTCAATAATCATATTTTAATGTTGAGTCCTACCCCCAAATTGATTTTAATATATCTTCTTTTGCACCACGATAAGCTGGGAAAAATCCACCTATTAACGCTGCAACTATTAAACTAATATTACTTATCCTAACAATATCAAATGTCACTTTCAATGACACCCAACCAACTGGAAAATCCAGCGGGTTTGATATAAAATACGGCCTCACAACAAACAAAATTAACGATGCACCAAAAATAACACCAATTACACCGTAAAATAAAGCCTGCATTACAAAATAGAGAACAATCGTGCTTTCTTTCATCCCAATTGCCTTCAATATTCCAATTTGTTTTCTTTTATTTACTACGCTGACAAATATAATAATAAATATCGTAACTCCAGCAACTATTGTTCCAATCACTCCAAGAATAATACTAATCATTGTAAAACTTTTGCTAGCACTGGAAGTAAAGCCCATTAAATCACTCCATTTTTTTATATCTTCGCTTTGTAAACCCAACTTTCTTATTTCCCCTATATAAATATCCTCATTACCAATGTCCTCAATTTTCACTATTATTTCTGAGGCCTGATTATGAACTTTTAGAACAGATTCCATTTCTTTTTCTGTCAAAAAAACTGTTTGATCGACTTGAGTACTTTTTGTACTAAAAATACCACCTACTTTGTAAGTTCTTTTAATCCCATTACTAAAGCTAACATCTATTTTATCACCAACCGTAACACCAAGACTTAAATGCTCTAAACTTCCACCGTAGCCTCCTGCAACTTCTTTCCCTATCATTATTACATCTCTATCTGTTTCTTTTAGAAAAGAACCGTCAATCATTGATTCATGAATTTTCGTAACACTTTTTTCATCTTCTGTATTTATAGACTTCAAAAGCCACCGACCACTTTTTATATCTTTGCCATCATTTTTTTCATCATATTTTATAATGGTGCTGTCGAGATAATGTTTCGAACTTCCAATAACCCCAGGAATAGTAGTAATTAATTCCATAGCACTGCTGTTGTTAATATATCTTTCATCGATTGCTGGCTCTATTACAATATTTCCGTATTGATTATCGATTGATTGTGTATTTATAGCCTCAACAATTCCTCCAAAAACAGAAGAAATAAAAACAAGATTAACATATGCCAATGTCATAATAAGAATAGTCATGGCCAATGTCCCCTTGTTCCCTCTTTTTATTGAAGTATATGCTAAAAAAAATGCTGTTTTTATATTCATTTGGAATTTAATTTAAAATCTAATAAGTTTTTATACTATTTTTTATAATTATACCAGTTAATACTAACCACCACCACATTAGAGAAAGACAGAGAATATTTTGTTAATTGAGTAGTTCTATTATCAGCGACTTTAGTTTTAGGAATTTTATAGCACTAAGAAAAATAACCAGAACTAGCAAAAAAAGAGATTGCTATCTGGGAAGTAGAATCAATAAAATTATATTTCATTTCTCATTTTCTTAATTCCTGCCCGTAAAAGAAAAGATAGAGCTACAACCAAAGCGATAGCAATTATAATTAAGGGAATAATCATCAAAAATGACCCACCAGAGCTTATTCCAATAAAAGAAAATAAAGCAGCATAGGCGATTATCAGCACCATGAGAATTATAGACAAAGAAATCATTATAATTCCTAATATTTTTGATTTTTGCATTAATCTAATTTATTTAATTACCTGATCATGTTATTTAGTGACGGCTTGCAATATAACACCGGGTACAACCCGGAGCCAGCAAATTATGGATACTAGATTGATCTTGGTTTAGCTATGAGCCAACAAGGAATTGTGGTTACAACCTAGAGACTAACCTTAAGTAAGCTTCCGTTATCAAAATCCCCAAAGACACTAGCATGCATTCCATATAGAAAGTCATCGACTTGCTGGCTCCATACTGTGTGTGGAGTCTTTTTGCTGAGCGTGTTAGTAGTCATCGAGATTAATTATATTATTATCGTCCAATATCCTATTCCTTGCCGATGAATAAAACCAATTTTCTGGTAAGGCGACGAATTCTTTTCTTGTTGGATTTTTGTAAATGTAATTTATCTTCTCAAGCAAAAACTTTTCACTCAAAACTGGTTCGGGATAATTTTCTCTTTGCCATAACTGATTTTCATAGCCCTTTTTTCTTGAAAAACTATTCTTTACTAAATTTAAAATATATCTTCGATTATCTTTTTCTAATAGTTTGAAGATTTCTTTAGTTGTGTGTTTTTTAAAGTCACTGATTACCTGAGATAAAATATTTCCGTCTTTTGCTTTCACTATCAGGTGAATATGGTTGGTCATAATTACATATTCAAATATTTTTAAACCCTTATTATTCTGACAGTATTTTAAACTTTCAATTATCACCTTGAAATATTCTGGCTTCGTAAATATGTCTATCCATTCAATTACAGTGATAGTAATAAAGTGCGGTATATTTTCATTTTCTTCGTTAATCCTTAGTGTTGGCATATAGTTATATTGTCACGGTTTGCATTTTGGCTCCATACAGAGTATGGAGCCGTCTGGTTTTACCATTTGAGGCTGGTCTTTTGTAGATCGGTAATTTTTTGATAAACACTAAATTTTTAATACCAGCTTCTTCATAGATCTCTCTTTTGGAAGTATCATAAAAACTTTCATCATTTTCAACTCCACCTTTAGGAAAGTCCCATGTACCCATATCTGCCATATATATTATTGCTATTTGGTTTTTATCATTTATTACAATTCCACCTCCACAGTTTATTATTTTGTAGTCTTTAATATCCATAGAAATATATAAAATTTAAAATATTCATTCGAAATTTATTGAAATCACTTTTATTTTCTGGATTCCCAGTCAAGCTGAGAATGACAAGGGGCCTACTTTTTACTTTTTACTTTCATCTTTTCACTAAGCGAAGCGCACACCTTCACAAACTCCACAAAAAGAGGGTGTGGGTCCAGTGGTCTTGAAATGTATTCTGGGTGGAATTGGGTTCCCATAAAGAATGGGTGGTCGGTTATTTCTACTGCTTCCACTATTTTTCCATCGGGACTTGTTCCTGTTACTTTGAGTCCTGCTGTTTCTAGTTGTTCTCTGTAGGCGTTGTTATATTCATATCTATGTCTATGTCTCTCTGAAACAGTCATTGTTTTGCCAAATTTCTTAGCATAAGCTTTTGCCATATGAGTTCCTGGAGTAATCTTACATGGCCAACCACCAAGACGGATAGTTCCACCGTATTGTTTCTTAGCGAGTAGTTCTTTTTGTTCTGGCATAATATGAATAACTGGGTGTGGTGTTTTTGAATTTGCTTCTTCGGAATTTGCATCTTTTAATTTCAAAACATTCCTAGCATATTCAATAATACACATTTGCATTCCATAACAAAGTCCAAAGTATGGAACTTTATTTTCTCGACAGTATTTAATTGTTCTTATTTTCCCTTCTGAACCACGACTTCCCCATCCTTGAGGAACAACAATTCCGTCTAAGCCCTTCAAGACTCTTATCCCATTTTTTTCTATTTCATCAGTTCCAATCCAAACTAGTTTAACTTTGGTTTTATTAGCAATACCTGCGTGTTTTAGAGCCTCAATAACTGAAATATATGAATCAGAAAAGGTAAAATCGCCTGTAGCGAAGTATTTACCAACAATTCCTACTTTTACCTCCTTGGTCGCATTCTTTGAGATATTGACCATTTTGGTCCATTCTTTCAAGTCATTTTTTCTGGTTTTTAGTTTGAATTTTTCAAGAATTCTATTTCCTAAACCATCTTTTTCAAAATTGATTGGAACATCATAGATAGAGTCAATATCAGGAGCTGAAATAACATCCCCTGAATGGATGTTACAGTTGATTGCAATTTTCTTTCTTCTGGGATCATCGACTGGTCTCTCTGAACGAGCAATAATAAAATCTGGCTGAATTCCTGCTGAATTTAGCGTCCGAATAGCATGTTGAGTCGGTTTTGTTTTCATCTCCCCCATTAAATGTGGAATTGGAAGATATGAAACCATAACAAATTGTACATCATCAGGATTATACAGCTTCATCATACGAGCCGCTTCTAAGAAAAGCATATTTTGATATTCACCAACAGTCCCGCCAATTTCAATAATCATAATTTCTGCACCAGATTTCTCAACTGCAGCATAAATTCTATCTCTGATTTCCATCGGAATATGTGGAACAACTTCGACACATTTTCCTTTATATTCTAAGTTTCTTTCTTTTTGGATGACGGTCTGATAAACACGACCAGTGGTCATGTAGTTTTCTTTATAAATATTTGTATTCAAAAAACGCTCGTAATTTCCAACATCCTGATCTGTTTCATCACCATCTTCAGTTACAAAAACTTCGCCATGTTCAACTGGATTCATTGTCCCAGCGTCTACGTTTATATAGGGGTCAATTTTTATCGCTGACACCCTGAAACCTTTTGATTTTAAAATAGTTCCGATTGAAGCTGTCGTTACACCTTTACCAACGCCAGACATCACACCACCAACAACAAAGATAAACTTTGTGTCATTCTTTTTCTCACTTAGTTTTGCAGTCATATTTTAATAAAAAAATAGCAAGATTTCTCACTATTTATTAATTAATATTTTAATTTTTGGTTTAGTATTTCCTAATCTTAATTCTACTACGTACTCACCTATTTTTTTTATGGGGGAAGGCAAATTAACATCTTTTTCTAAAATGTCATATCCTCCTTTTTTAACTTTTTCTGCTATAAATTTGGAATTCAGTTTTGTATACAAAGTTCCTGTTTCGTCAGCTTTTAGATTGAATTTGAATGATTTTCCATTTATCTTGGAGGCTATCTTATCCTTGCTCTTCATCGCTGTTTTCTTCTTTTTTTCCTCTCTTTTCTTGTCATCTTGTATATTTTTAACCTTCCTATCGCTGACAATCTCTGCTAACTTTTGTGACAATAAAAAATTATTAGCATATCCTTCCTTAACGTCCTTTACATCCCCTCTAACACCTAGGCCTGGGACACTTTTTATAAGTATGACTTTCATATTATTCTTCTATTATTTCTTCAGTACTTGTTGCAAATATATCTTGAAACTTTTCATAATCAAACAATATTTCTACTGCTTTTTCAACTTGAGGGTCAGTATTGTTATTATAGTCTTCCAATGTTAGGTCAACCTGAATATCGGGAGCAATCCCCTCATCATTTATGCTTCTGCCTTTTGGTGTTAGCCATTTGGCTACAGTAATTTTTAATGAAGAACCATCACTGAGGGTCTCAAGTGTTTGAACTGAACCTTTACCAAATGTTTGCATACCAACAAGCTTTGCTTCATTTGTATCTTGCAGGGCACCTGCAACGATCTCAGAGGCTGAGGCTGATCCTTGATTGACTAAAACAACAGTATTATAATCCTTTAGCCTGGCGCGACCTCTAGCCAGGTAAGGATTTACTCTGTCTTCACTAAACTTTTCAATAACCACTGTTCCATCCTCTACCCATTCACTTGACATCTCTATCGCTGTATCGAGAAAACCTCCTGGATTATTTCTTAGATCAATAATAATACCAAGTGGTTCAGCTTTAATAATATCAGCGATAGCTATATCAAATTTTTGTTTAGTATCTTCATTGAAATTCGTAACTTTAATAACAAATATATTGTCATCTCGCAAAGTGGTTCTTACGCTAGAAACTAAAATCTTTCCTCTAATTATTTCTATTTCTTTTGGGACTTCGAAATCTTCACGGTATATAGTGAGCGTTACCGGAGTGTCTTTCTCTCCTCTAATTTTATTAACAGCTTCGTCAATACTAATTCCCATTGTCGTTTCTCCATTAATCGCAAAGACCTGATCACCTGCCAAAAGTCCTGATTTTTCTGCAGGCATATCTGGTAAAGGAGCAACGATTGTTAAAATATCATTTTTTATACCAATTTCAGCGCCTATCCCCTCAAAAGTTCCAGCCAAATCATCCTGAAAACTTTTAGATATAACTGGGTCCATAAAAACCGTATAAGGATCACCAACAGCTGAAGTAAGACCTTTCAGAGCACCATAAAAAAGCTTTTTCTCATTTATTTCACCTTGATCGACATATTTCTTCTCCAACTGGTCCCAGACTTCCCAAAATAAATCAAAATCAACATCCTGAGTGAGCAAGCCATCATCTGTTTTATTGTATTTTCCCAGAACTTGTCCAACAAAAACAGTCTTTTCCTTGGCTATTTCTTCAATTGTGGTGTTTTTGCTAATCGAATAAATTCCTGCAAAAAAAGAACCACTCATTAATAAAAGCACCAAAACAAAGAAGAAAGATTTCTTTAAGAAACCTTTTTTTATATCAATTCCCATATCTTCAGTTTTATTTAATTTATCATTTTCCATTTCATTCATTTTAACACATTAAAAAAAGATAGACAAATATAAAAATTGCATCAATTGTCTTAATTTCCCTTCAAGACAAAACCATTTATTATATTTGCAATTTTACCAAATATTAGTTAAAATTCAATTAAACTAAACATTTATACTATAATTTATATGGAAAAATTCATTATTCAAGGTGGCAAAAAAATATCAGGCGAAATAGACGTGAAAGGGGCAAAAAATGCAGCGCTTAAAATTGTCCCTGCCTCAATTCTTTCTGAAGAAAAAATTACAATAACAAATCTACCTGAAATTGAGGATATCAAAAGGTCGATTGAAATGATGGAACACCTAGGAGCAGAAATCACTCTTTCCAAAAGTTCGTGTGAAATCCAACTTAAGGATATCAAAACAATTGAACTAAGTTCAGAGCTAGCAAACAAATTCCGAGCATCAATAATGTTTGTCGCACCCATCCTTGCTCGTTTCGGTGAAGTTAAGTTTCCCCATCCTGGAGGTTGTGTTATTGGAGCAGGCTCTAGACCTATTGATTTATTTTTAGAAGGTTTTTTAGCGCTTGGAGCTAAAATAGAACATAAGGATGGCTTCTATCATATCAAAGCATCAAAACTTAAAGCTTGTGATTACTTTTTTACTACTGTTAGTGTTACTGGAACTGAAAGTATAATGATGGCTGCTACTCTGGCAGATGGGGTTAGTGTAATAAAAAACTGTGCTATGGAGCCTGAGATTACAGCCTTGGCTGAATATCTAAACACACAAGGAGCTAAAATAAGTGGTGCTGGAACCCCCATCATGTCTATTGAGGGGGTAGATAAACTATCAGCGGGAACTTTTGAGGTTATTCCTGATAGGATTGAAACTGGAACTTTTGCTATTTTGGCTGCCCTCACGAAAGCTGAATTAACTATCAAAAAATGCAATCCAAACCATATTGAAATTCTTTTAAATATATTTAATAAAATCGGTATTAGGTTTGAT
Coding sequences within it:
- the murA gene encoding UDP-N-acetylglucosamine 1-carboxyvinyltransferase yields the protein MEKFIIQGGKKISGEIDVKGAKNAALKIVPASILSEEKITITNLPEIEDIKRSIEMMEHLGAEITLSKSSCEIQLKDIKTIELSSELANKFRASIMFVAPILARFGEVKFPHPGGCVIGAGSRPIDLFLEGFLALGAKIEHKDGFYHIKASKLKACDYFFTTVSVTGTESIMMAATLADGVSVIKNCAMEPEITALAEYLNTQGAKISGAGTPIMSIEGVDKLSAGTFEVIPDRIETGTFAILAALTKAELTIKKCNPNHIEILLNIFNKIGIRFDAGIDYLRIFPTESFKSYSIKTHEYPGFPTDLQSPYTLLMTQAQGSSLIHETIYDRRLLFTDLLAQMGANSIMCDPHRIVVNGPTPLFGKKLTSPDLRAGITMILAGLIAEGETTIDNIYQIDRGYEKIDERLRTLGADIKRVKD